The proteins below are encoded in one region of Winogradskyella helgolandensis:
- a CDS encoding PKD domain-containing protein — protein sequence MKKVLLLIFTILSYYGFAQDVLMQNGTFTTCSGIFYDSGGEFSNYASDESYIVTICPEESGQRTRLDFQEFSTQIDMDILKIYDGDNTSAELIDVYSGPYLPGLIVASFDNLTGCLTLEFTSNNTGNTTGWTAAISCTAPCQDITAQLDSTLPAANSEGIIEVCVGSTINLNGSGTFEVDGAGANYTWDLGDGSFAFGQSISVSYDIPGVYLVNLDIRDANIDNIVQGCPNTNSINLVIRVSGEPDFLDTQATDSTLCFGESTVLEGVVNPLTLVYNCPPPESEVTFLPDGTGTAYSTSINVTCFDPAQILTDISQIESICLNMEHSYLGDLDIEIISPNGQVVRLHDQGGNSANLGIPWATGTVDGNSIDVTPGNGFDYCFVPNGGFPTLAGGLQTGGVFPTGDGSNTYVDNFVPEGNYNSVNPLDGLLGSPLNGNWTITIVDNLAADNGYIFSWELNFNPNLQLEDFDFVSTIVSQSWDSDLSITEVNGNTITVAPESAGEFCYTFRTVDVFGCEYTKEVCINVAEEGAPPTTYYEDLDGDGYGDPNSTIEDCSDTPRLGYVVNGLDCNDTDGLINPDAEDSEGNAIDENCDGVDGDTLGLEDFSSEDIKVLSNLFNDQFVINVPTILAESQLNITIYDLNGRKVYQNKYSVSNNQITINNLDELGKSTYLLEISNEQFGLNVIKKIVKL from the coding sequence ATGAAAAAAGTACTACTCTTAATTTTTACAATATTATCATATTACGGATTTGCGCAAGATGTACTCATGCAGAATGGAACATTTACAACTTGTTCCGGAATTTTTTATGATTCTGGTGGTGAGTTTTCAAATTATGCTAGTGATGAGAGTTATATAGTTACTATATGTCCCGAAGAATCAGGCCAGCGAACGCGATTAGATTTTCAAGAGTTCTCAACTCAAATTGATATGGATATCCTGAAAATTTATGATGGAGACAATACCTCTGCTGAGTTAATAGATGTGTATTCTGGACCTTATTTACCAGGACTAATTGTAGCATCTTTTGATAATCTAACAGGTTGTTTAACATTAGAATTTACGTCAAACAACACAGGGAATACTACAGGTTGGACAGCAGCCATATCTTGTACTGCACCTTGTCAAGATATTACAGCGCAATTGGATTCAACTTTACCTGCCGCCAATAGTGAAGGGATAATAGAAGTTTGCGTTGGTAGTACAATTAACCTAAATGGTAGCGGAACTTTTGAAGTAGATGGGGCAGGAGCTAATTATACATGGGATTTGGGAGATGGAAGTTTTGCTTTTGGTCAATCTATTAGTGTGTCTTATGATATTCCTGGTGTGTATTTAGTAAACTTAGATATCAGAGATGCTAATATAGATAACATTGTACAAGGTTGTCCAAATACAAATAGTATAAATTTAGTAATACGCGTATCTGGAGAACCTGATTTTTTAGATACGCAAGCGACAGATAGTACCTTGTGCTTTGGTGAATCTACAGTTTTAGAAGGCGTTGTAAATCCATTAACCTTAGTTTATAATTGTCCTCCACCAGAAAGTGAAGTTACTTTCTTGCCTGATGGAACTGGTACAGCTTATAGTACATCTATAAATGTCACATGCTTTGATCCTGCTCAAATTTTAACTGATATTAGTCAGATTGAAAGCATTTGTTTAAATATGGAACATTCGTATTTAGGGGATTTAGATATAGAAATTATATCGCCTAATGGTCAAGTAGTAAGGTTGCATGATCAAGGAGGTAATTCTGCTAATTTAGGTATTCCTTGGGCCACAGGCACTGTGGATGGTAATAGTATTGATGTGACACCAGGGAATGGGTTTGATTATTGTTTTGTACCTAATGGTGGATTTCCAACACTGGCAGGTGGTTTGCAAACAGGTGGTGTTTTTCCTACAGGTGATGGTTCAAATACGTATGTAGATAATTTTGTGCCGGAAGGGAATTATAATTCTGTAAATCCTTTAGACGGGCTTTTAGGTTCTCCATTAAATGGGAATTGGACAATTACTATTGTTGATAATTTAGCTGCGGATAATGGCTATATATTTTCTTGGGAACTAAATTTTAATCCTAACTTACAATTAGAAGATTTTGATTTTGTTTCAACTATTGTATCACAATCTTGGGATTCTGACTTAAGTATTACTGAGGTTAATGGCAACACAATTACAGTAGCGCCAGAATCTGCAGGTGAGTTTTGTTACACATTTAGAACAGTAGATGTTTTTGGATGTGAATATACCAAGGAAGTGTGTATTAATGTAGCTGAAGAGGGTGCACCTCCAACAACGTATTATGAAGACTTAGATGGTGATGGTTATGGAGATCCTAATAGTACTATTGAAGATTGTTCGGATACACCTCGCTTAGGATATGTTGTAAATGGTTTAGATTGTAATGATACTGATGGTTTAATTAATCCAGATGCAGAAGATTCTGAAGGCAATGCGATTGATGAAAACTGTGATGGAGTTGATGGAGACACATTAGGCTTAGAAGATTTTAGCTCAGAAGATATTAAAGTGTTGTCTAATCTATTTAATGATCAATTCGTTATAAATGTGCCAACTATTTTAGCAGAAAGTCAATTGAATATTACTATTTATGACTTAAATGGTCGTAAGGTTTATCAGAATAAGTATTCAGTTAGCAATAATCAAATCACAATTAATAATTTAGATGAATTAGGGAAATCGACCTATTTATTAGAGATATCTAATGAGCAATTTGGGTTGAATGTTATAAAAAAAATAGTGAAGTTATAG
- a CDS encoding alpha/beta hydrolase family protein: protein MTKPIGLDITTPLGHHLGLSVFKPKSSNYKSIIISSATGVLQHFYFKFATYFSELGYTVYTFDYSGIGKSNPNTTHLKQNTINLKDWGENDQTSVISYAKAKNPNHKLIVITHSIGGQILAFNKNMTNIDAIITVASQSGYWKLWKGYERFKMFAFWYALIPSLTPLFGYFPAKKIKLFENLPKNMVYQWRHWGKHKDYILGEFNFEDLQFKNFNKHLLALSFPNDEYASKSSVDWLAKQFINAQVNRQHIIPEDLNISNVGHFGFFRSQFKESLWKMTNEWIENNT, encoded by the coding sequence ATGACTAAACCAATAGGTTTAGATATCACAACACCTTTAGGTCATCATTTAGGTCTTTCTGTTTTTAAACCGAAATCCTCAAATTATAAAAGCATTATTATTTCTTCGGCAACAGGAGTATTGCAACATTTCTATTTTAAGTTTGCTACTTATTTTTCAGAATTAGGCTATACGGTTTATACCTTTGATTATTCTGGTATTGGCAAATCAAATCCAAACACTACTCACTTAAAACAAAATACAATTAATCTTAAAGATTGGGGAGAAAATGACCAAACTTCAGTAATTAGTTATGCTAAGGCTAAAAACCCAAATCATAAATTAATCGTTATTACTCATAGTATTGGTGGACAAATTTTAGCCTTCAACAAAAATATGACTAACATAGATGCTATAATTACTGTGGCATCCCAAAGTGGTTATTGGAAACTTTGGAAAGGCTATGAACGTTTTAAAATGTTTGCGTTTTGGTATGCACTGATTCCTTCTCTTACACCCCTATTTGGATATTTTCCTGCTAAAAAGATAAAGCTATTTGAAAATCTTCCGAAAAATATGGTTTATCAATGGAGACATTGGGGAAAGCATAAAGACTACATATTAGGTGAATTTAATTTTGAAGATCTTCAGTTCAAAAATTTTAATAAACATTTATTAGCTTTAAGTTTTCCTAATGATGAATATGCTTCAAAAAGTTCAGTAGATTGGTTAGCGAAACAGTTTATCAATGCTCAAGTGAACAGACAACACATCATTCCTGAAGACTTAAACATTTCTAATGTTGGACATTTTGGATTCTTTAGAAGTCAATTTAAAGAGTCTCTATGGAAAATGACAAATGAATGGATTGAGAATAACACTTAA
- a CDS encoding DUF192 domain-containing protein — protein MRIPLILKSVVIVFGLVLLSSCKEEKKTVTEDKVVVNFKKEGTLTLKKTDSDSIIKIIDIEIADDEYTTQTGLMYRTKLETNHGMLFIFPNVQMRSFYMKNTKIPLDIIYIDQDLSIVGIQKNAKPMDETSLPSEAPAKYVLEINGGLSDTWQLAIGDKISFTTTND, from the coding sequence ATGCGAATTCCACTGATTTTAAAATCTGTAGTAATTGTTTTTGGACTTGTATTACTTTCATCTTGTAAAGAAGAAAAGAAAACAGTAACCGAAGATAAAGTTGTAGTTAACTTTAAGAAAGAAGGCACACTTACACTAAAAAAAACAGATTCGGATTCTATTATAAAAATAATAGATATTGAGATTGCTGATGATGAATACACTACCCAAACCGGTTTAATGTATAGAACAAAGCTTGAAACCAATCATGGGATGTTATTTATATTTCCTAATGTGCAAATGCGTAGTTTCTATATGAAAAATACGAAGATTCCTTTAGATATTATTTATATAGACCAAGATTTATCGATTGTTGGCATTCAAAAGAACGCGAAGCCAATGGACGAGACTTCGCTTCCGTCCGAAGCTCCTGCAAAATATGTTTTGGAAATTAATGGTGGGCTTTCCGATACTTGGCAACTTGCTATTGGAGATAAAATCAGTTTTACAACTACTAATGACTAA
- the lgt gene encoding prolipoprotein diacylglyceryl transferase, translating into MFLLQIDWDPIKFLDLGFFKLHFYSMMWIVAFILGFYITKRIYRKEGLTDEALDSLFIYSVLGIMLGARLGHVIFYQPELISEDFFSIFLPFKFAGGFEFTGFQGLASHGAAIAMIISMYIYNKKVLHKTVLWILDRVVIPVALGAVFVRIGNFINSEIIGKYTGSDFGVVFKQLGETAPRHPAQLYEAFCYVFVFLILFYFYWKTKKSEQQGFLFGLFLVLLWTVRFFVEFVKEAQNIERADWVLNTGQWLSIPFIIIGLYFMFIYKPKTKLN; encoded by the coding sequence ATGTTTTTATTACAGATTGATTGGGATCCTATTAAGTTTTTGGACTTAGGATTTTTTAAACTTCATTTTTACAGTATGATGTGGATTGTCGCCTTTATTTTGGGCTTTTACATCACCAAGCGCATTTACAGAAAGGAAGGCTTAACCGATGAAGCATTAGATTCTTTATTCATCTATTCTGTTTTAGGAATTATGTTAGGTGCAAGATTGGGCCATGTAATTTTTTACCAACCGGAATTAATTTCAGAAGATTTTTTCAGCATCTTTTTACCTTTTAAGTTTGCTGGCGGATTTGAATTCACAGGATTTCAAGGCTTGGCGAGTCACGGTGCAGCTATTGCTATGATTATCTCCATGTACATTTATAATAAAAAAGTATTACATAAAACGGTACTTTGGATTTTAGATCGTGTTGTAATTCCTGTAGCTCTTGGAGCTGTATTTGTAAGAATCGGTAATTTTATTAATTCTGAAATAATAGGAAAATACACAGGTAGTGATTTTGGCGTTGTATTCAAACAATTAGGTGAAACCGCACCAAGACATCCTGCACAACTATACGAAGCATTTTGCTATGTATTTGTGTTCTTAATCCTCTTTTATTTCTATTGGAAAACAAAAAAATCCGAACAACAAGGCTTCTTATTCGGACTGTTCCTTGTACTACTTTGGACGGTAAGATTCTTTGTGGAATTTGTAAAGGAAGCTCAAAATATTGAACGTGCCGATTGGGTTTTAAATACTGGGCAATGGTTAAGTATTCCTTTTATAATTATTGGGCTTTACTTTATGTTTATTTATAAACCTAAAACAAAATTAAACTAA
- the yidD gene encoding membrane protein insertion efficiency factor YidD: protein MKKLLAYPFLLLIKFYQLFISPLTPATCRYQPTCSHYAKEALEVHGFFKGGWLAIKRIFSCHPWGGSGYDPVPRKDDN from the coding sequence TTGAAAAAGCTATTAGCATATCCGTTTCTCCTACTGATTAAATTCTATCAGTTGTTTATTTCTCCATTAACACCTGCAACTTGCAGATATCAACCAACCTGTTCTCATTATGCTAAGGAAGCTTTAGAAGTTCATGGTTTTTTTAAAGGAGGATGGTTAGCTATAAAACGGATTTTTAGTTGTCATCCTTGGGGAGGTAGTGGATATGATCCTGTTCCAAGAAAGGATGACAACTAA
- the cysS gene encoding cysteine--tRNA ligase — MSLYNKKELKIYNTLTGEKEVFQPITEGYVGMYVCGPTVYSNVHLGNVRTFMSFDMIFRYLKHLGYKVRYVRNITDAGHLENDADVGEDKITKKARLEAIEPMEIVQRYTVDFHNVLNTFNFLPPSIEPTATGHIIEQIELIQSIIDNGFGYVVNGSVYFDVHKYNESNEYGILSKRKLEDLIHNTRALDGQSDKKNPQDFALWKKAEPSHIMRWPSPWSDGFPGWHLECTAMSTKYLGDYFDIHGGGMDLKFPHHECEIAQNQASKGQAPVKYWMHANMLELNGARMSKSTGNYINPAELLSGDNDIMSKAYNPSVIRFFMMQASYRSVLDLTDDGLAAAEKGFHRLMDAISLIDNLKTGTTSSFNVADWKQKCYDAMNDDFNTPILIATLFEAVKFINQIKDGSASVTPEDLTLLKETIESFVFDVLGLVNISKASTGSNKLTGAVDILINLRKEARLNKDFALSDKIRDQLAEAGIQLNDSKEGTTFTTN, encoded by the coding sequence ATGTCATTATACAATAAGAAAGAATTAAAAATATACAATACACTTACAGGTGAAAAAGAAGTTTTTCAACCTATAACCGAAGGCTATGTTGGAATGTACGTTTGTGGACCAACAGTATATAGTAATGTACATTTAGGTAATGTTAGGACTTTTATGTCTTTCGACATGATTTTTCGTTACTTAAAACACTTAGGTTATAAAGTACGATACGTTCGAAATATTACAGATGCTGGTCACTTAGAAAACGATGCCGACGTTGGTGAAGATAAGATTACCAAGAAAGCACGATTAGAAGCTATTGAACCTATGGAAATTGTGCAACGATATACAGTGGATTTCCATAATGTACTCAACACTTTTAATTTTTTGCCTCCAAGTATAGAGCCGACTGCAACAGGTCATATCATTGAGCAAATTGAATTAATTCAATCTATTATAGATAATGGCTTCGGCTATGTTGTAAATGGATCCGTTTATTTTGACGTTCATAAATACAATGAATCTAATGAGTACGGTATTTTAAGCAAACGAAAATTAGAGGATTTAATTCATAATACACGTGCGCTTGACGGACAAAGCGACAAGAAGAATCCTCAAGATTTTGCCCTTTGGAAAAAAGCAGAGCCTTCACATATTATGCGTTGGCCTTCTCCTTGGAGCGATGGTTTCCCAGGCTGGCATTTAGAATGTACTGCGATGAGCACCAAATATTTGGGTGATTATTTTGATATTCATGGAGGTGGTATGGACTTAAAATTCCCACATCACGAATGTGAAATTGCGCAAAATCAAGCCTCTAAAGGTCAGGCTCCTGTAAAATATTGGATGCATGCTAATATGTTAGAACTTAATGGAGCTCGCATGAGTAAATCGACTGGAAACTATATTAATCCGGCTGAATTACTTTCTGGAGATAATGACATTATGTCTAAAGCTTACAACCCTAGTGTAATTCGCTTTTTTATGATGCAAGCGTCTTACAGAAGTGTTTTAGATTTAACAGATGATGGTTTAGCGGCTGCAGAAAAAGGATTCCATAGACTTATGGATGCCATTAGTTTAATAGATAATTTAAAAACAGGAACAACCTCTTCGTTTAATGTTGCCGATTGGAAGCAGAAATGCTATGACGCCATGAATGATGATTTTAATACTCCTATATTAATAGCAACGCTTTTTGAGGCTGTAAAATTCATTAATCAGATTAAAGATGGTAGTGCTAGTGTAACACCTGAAGATTTAACATTATTGAAAGAAACGATTGAATCCTTTGTGTTTGATGTTCTTGGTTTAGTTAATATTTCAAAAGCAAGTACAGGAAGCAATAAATTAACTGGTGCTGTAGACATATTAATTAACCTTAGAAAAGAAGCACGATTAAATAAAGACTTTGCTTTATCTGATAAAATTAGAGATCAATTGGCTGAAGCCGGCATTCAATTAAATGACAGTAAGGAAGGAACGACTTTCACGACTAATTAA
- the folE gene encoding GTP cyclohydrolase I FolE — protein sequence MKIENDFNDIDALGDDHFSSSSETPLRADAFKLSSSEKINIIKDDVKHILETLGLDLNDDSLKGTPNRVAKMFVNEIFGGLDPDKKPNASTFDNKYKYGEMLVEKNITVYSTCEHHLLPIVGRAHIAYISNGTVVGLSKMNRIVDYYAKRPQVQERLTIQIVKELQAVLNTEDVACVIDAKHLCVNSRGIRDIESSTVTSEFGGKFKDNETRRELLDYIKLDTQF from the coding sequence ATGAAAATTGAAAATGACTTTAATGATATTGATGCTCTTGGTGATGACCACTTCAGCTCATCAAGTGAAACTCCTTTGAGAGCTGATGCTTTCAAATTATCTAGCAGCGAAAAAATAAATATCATTAAAGATGATGTAAAACACATTCTAGAAACTTTAGGTTTAGACCTAAATGATGACAGCCTAAAAGGTACTCCAAACCGTGTAGCAAAAATGTTTGTTAATGAGATTTTTGGCGGTTTAGACCCTGATAAAAAACCAAATGCTTCTACTTTTGACAATAAATACAAGTATGGAGAAATGCTCGTAGAAAAAAATATTACGGTTTATTCTACATGCGAGCACCACTTATTACCTATCGTTGGAAGAGCACATATTGCATATATCTCTAACGGCACTGTAGTTGGACTATCTAAGATGAATAGAATCGTAGACTATTACGCAAAACGACCACAAGTACAAGAGCGATTAACGATTCAGATTGTAAAAGAGCTTCAAGCAGTTTTAAATACTGAAGATGTTGCATGTGTTATTGATGCTAAACATTTGTGTGTAAATTCTCGTGGCATTAGAGATATTGAAAGTAGTACAGTGACTTCAGAATTTGGTGGAAAATTCAAAGACAACGAAACACGAAGAGAACTTTTAGACTACATTAAGTTAGACACACAGTTTTAG